The Acinetobacter sp. GSS19 genome includes a region encoding these proteins:
- a CDS encoding nitroreductase family protein, with translation MTLLNKIGQVLTTDLTKDLKFKKTDITQDKQSFAQQLQRRRSIYSLGKKVAIQLDEIESLIQEAVRSCPAPLNTHSFRIVILFNKSHQQFWYIVKEKQRQLVPSQVFAGIAMKIEQCAAAFGTVLFYEDSSVIQRLQKQIPLHAEYFPIWAEQSSGMAQYAVWTALANSGLGAHLQHYNPVVDQIVTQHFELPASWQLKAQLVFGSIEEEPKEKTDLNIHTCFKVFN, from the coding sequence ATGACGCTACTCAATAAAATTGGACAGGTGTTGACGACTGATCTTACTAAAGATTTGAAGTTTAAGAAAACAGATATAACTCAGGATAAACAAAGCTTCGCTCAGCAATTACAGCGACGCCGTAGCATTTATTCCCTCGGTAAAAAGGTTGCTATTCAACTAGATGAAATTGAATCTTTGATTCAAGAGGCTGTCCGTTCATGTCCTGCACCTTTGAATACCCATAGTTTCCGTATTGTGATTCTGTTTAATAAATCACATCAGCAATTTTGGTATATCGTTAAAGAAAAACAACGGCAATTAGTACCCTCACAAGTATTTGCGGGTATTGCAATGAAAATTGAACAATGTGCAGCTGCTTTTGGCACAGTACTCTTTTATGAAGATTCAAGTGTAATTCAACGTTTACAGAAACAGATCCCATTACATGCCGAATATTTTCCCATTTGGGCAGAGCAAAGCTCTGGAATGGCACAATATGCAGTCTGGACTGCTTTAGCAAATTCGGGATTGGGCGCACATCTGCAACACTACAACCCTGTTGTAGATCAAATAGTCACTCAACACTTTGAGTTACCAGCTTCATGGCAATTAAAGGCTCAGTTGGTCTTTGGATCAATTGAAGAAGAGCCAAAGGAGAAAACCGATCTGAATATTCATACTTGTTTTAAAGTATTTAATTGA
- a CDS encoding DUF2057 family protein encodes MTLRLAIASLGLAISGSVFSAVTINAPEEIAILAVNDQEVNAGLFRAKNNQYKVDAGETSLSVRYVQFFQHLNGEHDVVKSGVVTLKTPVLTEGENYKLALVNAPQDFDAAKKYAEQPTIGLFNKNNQLLVQQTGANTEAKPWLTGGLFSRAYDLTQKKTTPVNQPAAVYTAVAQPANAAISTGNATDQQLIELWKKASKVERQKFMTWLAEQAQ; translated from the coding sequence ATGACTTTAAGATTAGCAATTGCCAGCTTGGGTTTGGCTATCAGTGGTTCTGTTTTTTCTGCAGTCACCATTAACGCGCCTGAAGAAATCGCCATCCTGGCAGTGAATGATCAGGAAGTAAATGCAGGCTTATTTCGTGCCAAAAATAATCAATACAAAGTGGATGCAGGTGAGACCAGTTTAAGTGTGCGCTATGTGCAGTTTTTCCAGCATCTGAATGGTGAGCATGACGTGGTGAAATCTGGTGTTGTGACCTTGAAAACTCCAGTTCTGACAGAGGGTGAAAATTACAAACTGGCTTTGGTGAATGCACCTCAAGATTTTGACGCAGCAAAAAAATACGCTGAGCAGCCAACAATTGGTTTATTTAATAAAAATAACCAATTACTAGTACAGCAGACAGGTGCTAATACAGAAGCAAAACCGTGGCTAACTGGTGGTCTATTTAGTCGTGCCTACGACTTGACACAGAAAAAAACCACACCTGTTAATCAGCCAGCAGCAGTTTATACTGCAGTTGCACAGCCTGCAAATGCAGCAATTTCAACAGGAAATGCAACAGACCAGCAACTCATTGAATTATGGAAAAAAGCATCAAAAGTTGAACGTCAAAAATTCATGACTTGGCTTGCAGAACAAGCCCAATAA
- a CDS encoding cyd operon YbgE family protein: protein MTEQAMTTTKQSKLHTIAMILSFLLALPLAVVLLIHPSLMLDHRGEYSHNVMMLIMIGISGGFIHGVGFAPRFWLWKWLFSPFVAWPLMFLGYYTWFLT, encoded by the coding sequence ATGACTGAACAAGCAATGACAACAACCAAGCAAAGTAAACTGCACACTATTGCAATGATCCTTTCATTTTTGTTGGCATTGCCTTTAGCAGTTGTGTTGTTAATTCACCCTAGCTTGATGCTGGATCACCGTGGTGAGTATAGTCACAATGTGATGATGCTCATCATGATCGGTATTTCTGGCGGATTTATTCATGGCGTTGGTTTTGCTCCACGCTTCTGGTTATGGAAATGGTTATTTAGTCCATTTGTTGCTTGGCCTTTAATGTTTTTAGGTTACTACACTTGGTTCCTAACCTGA
- the cydX gene encoding cytochrome bd-I oxidase subunit CydX: MWYFAWILGILMACFAGVLSALYIEHHQNLDEE, encoded by the coding sequence ATGTGGTATTTTGCGTGGATTCTCGGTATTTTAATGGCATGTTTCGCCGGTGTACTGAGTGCTTTGTATATTGAGCATCATCAGAACTTAGATGAGGAATAA
- the cydB gene encoding cytochrome d ubiquinol oxidase subunit II → MIEYELLKIIWWVLVGVLLIGFALTDGFDMGSMAIMPFVGKNDEERRAAINTIAPHWDGNQVWFITAGGALFAAWPMVYATAFSGMYWALLLVLFALFLRPVGFDYRSKLENTKWRNSWDWGLAVGGAVPALVFGVAFGNMFLGVPFVLDETVRSTYSGSFFALLNPFALLCGLVSLSMLCAHGGAWLMLRTDGALRERSAKATQLMGLLYLVTFLAVGAWLYFGGIQGYTLVTPYDTNAAANPLAKQVLTNANPGWMNNYTTYPITMIAPIMGILGGLLVVLAAGKNKAGLSFTGTSLAIIGAILTAGFALFPFLMPSSLNPVSSLTMWDAVSSKTTLTVMTVAACIFVPIILSYTTWCYYKMWGVITNKHIQENSHSLY, encoded by the coding sequence ATGATCGAATATGAATTACTCAAAATCATTTGGTGGGTTCTGGTTGGTGTTCTACTGATTGGCTTTGCACTCACTGACGGCTTCGACATGGGCTCAATGGCGATTATGCCTTTTGTCGGCAAAAATGATGAAGAACGTCGTGCAGCAATCAATACGATTGCTCCTCACTGGGACGGCAACCAGGTCTGGTTTATCACTGCAGGCGGCGCGCTGTTCGCTGCTTGGCCAATGGTCTATGCAACAGCATTCTCAGGTATGTATTGGGCTCTGCTTCTCGTCTTGTTTGCCTTATTCTTGAGACCTGTAGGCTTCGACTACCGCTCCAAACTTGAAAACACCAAATGGCGTAATTCTTGGGACTGGGGTTTGGCAGTTGGTGGCGCAGTTCCAGCACTCGTCTTCGGTGTCGCTTTCGGGAACATGTTCTTGGGCGTACCATTTGTTTTAGATGAAACTGTACGTTCAACTTACTCAGGTAGCTTCTTTGCCTTGCTTAATCCGTTTGCACTGCTTTGTGGTCTAGTCAGCTTATCGATGCTATGTGCGCATGGTGGTGCATGGTTAATGCTACGTACCGATGGTGCATTACGTGAACGTTCCGCTAAAGCCACTCAACTTATGGGTCTACTCTATCTCGTGACCTTCTTGGCAGTTGGTGCGTGGTTGTATTTCGGTGGAATTCAAGGTTATACCCTTGTAACCCCTTACGATACCAATGCTGCAGCGAATCCATTAGCTAAGCAAGTTCTAACAAATGCAAACCCAGGCTGGATGAATAACTATACCACCTACCCAATTACCATGATTGCACCGATCATGGGTATTTTAGGTGGCTTGCTGGTTGTTTTGGCGGCAGGTAAAAACAAAGCAGGCTTAAGCTTTACCGGTACCAGCCTTGCGATTATCGGCGCGATCCTGACTGCTGGCTTTGCACTCTTCCCATTCTTGATGCCTTCAAGCCTCAACCCTGTTTCCAGCTTGACCATGTGGGATGCTGTATCTAGTAAAACCACCTTGACCGTCATGACTGTTGCAGCTTGTATCTTTGTACCAATCATTTTGAGTTACACAACTTGGTGCTATTACAAGATGTGGGGCGTGATTACTAACAAGCACATTCAAGAGAACTCACACAGCCTGTACTAA
- a CDS encoding cytochrome ubiquinol oxidase subunit I → MISESVVDLSRFQFAMTAMYHFIFVPLTLGMAFLLAIMETTYVVSGKEIYRDMTKFWGKLFGINFALGVTTGLTMEFQFGTNWAYYSHYVGDIFGAPLAIEGLMAFFLESTFIGLFFFGWDRLSKVQHLAVTWLVALGSNMSALWILVANGWMQNPVGSAFNYETMRMELVDFGALILNPVAQVKFVHTVSAGYVTGAIFVLAISSYYMLKKRDLPFARRSFAIAAIFGLASSLSVILLGDESGYELGDVQKTKLAAIEAEWETEPAPAGFTLFGFPNQEEMRTDYAIKIPYVMGIIATRSLNTEVTGIKDLMKQHEARIRNGMIAYGQLEQLRAGNTSAELKAAFEKTQKDLGYGLLLKKYTPNVVDASEQHIQAAVKDSIPNVASLFWSFRAMVASGFLMLLLFILASWSVAKRNAENKPWLLKFALFALPLPWIAAQTGWYVAEGGRQPWTIGEVLPTHLSASTLSTGDVWGSIIALAAFYTVLLIIEMYLMIKFSRLGPSSLHTGKYHFEKLEAAQKPSEEAQA, encoded by the coding sequence ATGATTTCTGAAAGCGTGGTCGATCTTTCGCGGTTCCAGTTCGCTATGACCGCGATGTATCACTTTATTTTTGTTCCTCTCACACTCGGTATGGCGTTTCTTCTTGCCATTATGGAAACGACCTATGTCGTTTCTGGTAAAGAAATCTATAGAGACATGACCAAGTTCTGGGGAAAACTTTTCGGTATTAACTTCGCTTTAGGTGTTACGACCGGTCTGACCATGGAGTTCCAGTTTGGTACCAACTGGGCTTATTACTCGCACTATGTGGGTGATATCTTTGGTGCACCATTAGCCATTGAAGGTTTGATGGCATTCTTCCTTGAATCGACGTTTATTGGTCTATTCTTCTTCGGATGGGATCGCCTATCTAAAGTTCAACATTTGGCTGTGACTTGGCTGGTTGCACTTGGCTCTAATATGTCAGCCTTATGGATTCTGGTCGCAAATGGCTGGATGCAAAATCCTGTAGGTTCAGCCTTCAATTATGAAACTATGCGTATGGAATTGGTGGACTTTGGTGCACTCATTCTCAACCCAGTCGCTCAGGTTAAATTCGTCCATACCGTTTCAGCCGGTTATGTGACTGGTGCAATTTTTGTGCTGGCGATCTCCAGCTATTACATGCTGAAAAAACGTGATCTTCCATTTGCGCGCCGTTCATTCGCAATTGCCGCAATCTTTGGCTTGGCGTCATCTCTCTCCGTTATCCTACTCGGTGATGAATCAGGCTATGAACTCGGTGACGTTCAAAAAACCAAACTCGCTGCTATTGAAGCGGAATGGGAAACAGAACCAGCACCAGCGGGCTTTACACTTTTTGGTTTCCCAAACCAAGAAGAAATGCGTACCGACTATGCCATTAAAATTCCATATGTAATGGGGATCATTGCAACACGTTCTCTTAATACTGAAGTCACAGGTATTAAGGATCTAATGAAACAGCATGAAGCCCGTATCCGTAACGGTATGATTGCATATGGTCAACTTGAACAACTACGTGCAGGCAACACATCAGCTGAACTTAAAGCGGCTTTTGAAAAAACACAAAAAGATTTGGGTTACGGCCTACTTCTTAAAAAATATACACCAAACGTGGTGGATGCCTCTGAACAACACATCCAGGCAGCTGTGAAAGACAGTATTCCAAACGTTGCTAGCCTATTTTGGTCATTCCGTGCAATGGTCGCTTCTGGTTTCTTGATGCTGTTACTCTTTATCTTGGCATCATGGTCTGTTGCAAAACGTAATGCAGAAAATAAACCTTGGTTGCTTAAATTTGCATTGTTTGCACTTCCATTGCCATGGATCGCAGCACAAACTGGTTGGTATGTTGCTGAAGGTGGTCGTCAGCCATGGACGATTGGTGAGGTTCTACCTACACACTTATCTGCATCAACATTAAGTACGGGTGACGTTTGGGGTTCTATCATTGCCCTAGCAGCGTTCTATACTGTACTACTGATCATTGAAATGTACTTGATGATCAAATTCTCTCGTCTCGGCCCAAGCTCGCTTCATACTGGTAAATACCACTTTGAAAAACTAGAAGCTGCACAAAAGCCATCTGAGGAGGCTCAAGCATGA
- the cydP gene encoding cytochrome oxidase putative small subunit CydP, producing the protein MSLVSKNLNRRLVREITIILIIKVVLLLTIKHIWFDAPTIPKNFDNQVAEHIASSPSQIKETR; encoded by the coding sequence ATGAGCTTAGTTAGCAAAAATCTCAATCGTCGACTCGTTCGAGAAATTACGATTATTTTAATAATCAAAGTCGTACTTTTACTCACGATTAAGCATATCTGGTTCGACGCTCCCACTATTCCCAAAAACTTTGACAATCAAGTTGCTGAGCATATTGCCAGCAGTCCTTCCCAAATCAAGGAGACACGTTGA
- a CDS encoding OB-fold-containig protein, which yields MAEFLTHYDLMLFHLSVFILVLLSMAETIGYYIGLRPSRFLARRSPQWLKRSPLFQVKFSKILIIVFLLLNFSVAGYFLQLVCYANQGHFISAFYLIIPALIIAIFFTVFMIHCLDQVIKPKRDTHSTPLLGRLATISSGNARPGFSAQARVRDEFGQLHYVQVEPEFGELELQAQVILIRLKKSHYIAKKISQSNHLFNPD from the coding sequence ATGGCTGAGTTTCTAACCCACTATGATTTGATGCTTTTCCATTTAAGTGTTTTCATTCTGGTGTTACTCAGCATGGCTGAAACCATCGGCTATTACATCGGCTTACGGCCCAGCCGTTTTTTAGCCCGTAGATCACCCCAATGGCTAAAACGCTCCCCTCTCTTTCAGGTTAAGTTTTCCAAGATCCTGATTATTGTCTTCTTACTGCTAAATTTCAGCGTGGCAGGCTACTTCCTGCAACTTGTCTGTTATGCCAATCAGGGGCATTTCATCTCCGCATTCTATTTGATTATTCCTGCGCTCATCATCGCGATTTTTTTTACGGTATTTATGATTCACTGCCTGGATCAAGTCATCAAACCTAAACGTGACACACATAGCACGCCGCTACTCGGGCGACTCGCCACAATTTCTAGTGGCAATGCACGTCCAGGGTTTTCAGCTCAGGCTCGAGTCCGGGATGAATTTGGGCAACTCCATTATGTTCAGGTAGAACCTGAATTTGGTGAGCTTGAATTGCAAGCTCAGGTCATCTTAATTCGCTTGAAGAAATCCCATTATATTGCGAAAAAAATTTCTCAATCTAATCACTTATTTAATCCCGACTAA
- a CDS encoding Rieske (2Fe-2S) protein produces the protein MMEDIPEREARAFETINGETIFITQRDGCFYAYQNLCPHLQVELEFLENQFLDRDQEYIECSTHGALFQVETGHCISGPCVGQSLEKVSITVHSDGGIYLEE, from the coding sequence ATGATGGAAGATATTCCTGAACGCGAAGCACGTGCTTTTGAAACCATAAATGGGGAGACTATTTTTATTACCCAACGGGATGGCTGTTTTTATGCCTATCAAAACTTGTGTCCACATCTACAGGTAGAACTTGAATTTCTCGAAAATCAGTTTCTGGATCGGGATCAAGAATACATCGAATGCTCAACACACGGTGCATTGTTCCAGGTTGAAACGGGGCACTGCATTTCCGGACCTTGTGTAGGCCAATCCCTTGAAAAGGTCTCAATCACCGTGCATTCTGACGGTGGAATCTATTTAGAAGAATAA
- a CDS encoding adenosine kinase, with protein sequence MATVELFAIGNALIDQEFRVSDDFLVQENLQKGTMQLCDGETQSALYQHLKATQHYKGQASGGSAANTTVAFSALGGKAFYGCRVGNDDLGEIYLEGLKEAGIQTTAKSISDGVTGTCMVLISEDSERTMQTFLGITAELSATQIDFEPLKTAKWLYIEGYLSTSETARQAVREARQIARAHDVKIALTLSDPAMVQYARAGLDELLDDGVDLLFCNEHEAMMYSQTDNVEDALAKLQTISQITVITRSEKGAVIATPEGKFGVAGRSVKAVDANGAGDAFAGALLYGLTAGFSDQASAELAILISSEVVAHFGPRLALSDYSRLLHNFQKECA encoded by the coding sequence ATGGCGACTGTTGAGCTTTTTGCAATTGGTAATGCATTAATTGACCAGGAATTTAGAGTATCCGATGACTTTCTCGTTCAAGAAAATTTGCAAAAAGGCACCATGCAGCTCTGTGATGGTGAAACTCAAAGCGCCTTATATCAACATTTAAAAGCCACTCAACACTATAAAGGTCAAGCAAGTGGTGGTTCTGCAGCCAACACCACCGTCGCTTTTAGTGCGTTAGGTGGCAAAGCTTTTTATGGTTGCCGTGTAGGTAATGATGATCTCGGTGAAATTTATCTCGAGGGTTTGAAAGAAGCAGGGATCCAGACCACAGCTAAGTCAATCAGCGATGGCGTGACTGGTACGTGTATGGTGCTAATTAGTGAAGATTCAGAACGTACCATGCAAACCTTTTTGGGTATTACCGCTGAGCTCTCTGCAACACAAATCGACTTTGAACCGCTCAAGACCGCAAAATGGTTGTATATCGAAGGCTACCTGTCTACCAGTGAAACTGCGCGTCAGGCGGTTCGTGAGGCCCGACAGATCGCACGTGCGCACGATGTGAAAATTGCCTTGACCTTGTCCGACCCGGCAATGGTGCAATATGCTCGCGCTGGTCTGGATGAATTGCTGGATGATGGGGTTGATCTGCTGTTTTGTAACGAACATGAAGCCATGATGTATAGCCAAACGGATAATGTGGAAGATGCTTTAGCCAAGCTACAGACCATTAGTCAGATCACCGTCATCACCCGCAGTGAAAAAGGTGCAGTGATCGCAACCCCTGAAGGGAAATTTGGCGTAGCCGGCCGATCAGTTAAGGCGGTAGATGCCAATGGTGCAGGCGATGCATTTGCCGGTGCTTTGTTGTATGGTTTAACCGCAGGCTTTTCGGATCAAGCTTCTGCTGAGCTTGCTATCCTGATTTCCAGTGAAGTGGTGGCTCACTTCGGTCCACGCCTCGCACTATCAGACTACAGCCGCCTTCTACATAACTTTCAGAAGGAATGTGCCTGA
- a CDS encoding insulinase family protein produces the protein MTVDVTETIAHTVHPAFQLVRQHHVEALDICVSEYKHKVTGAVHYHLATQHDENVFLVAFRTQPMDSKGTAHILEHTALCGSEKFPVRDPFFLMVRRSLNTFMNAFTAADWTAYPFATQNKKDFQNLLSVYLDAAFAANLNPLDFAQEGIRIELENDQPVFKGVVFNEMKGAMSAPADQLYHQLAHHLFPETTYHYNSGGDPKDIPDLSYQQLVEFYQSHYHPSNAVFMTFGNQSAYELQEQFETLALHKFQAGKTLHSHPEKRLHAPIEVTETYAVDADELKDKTYHVMAWLLPQASDIKLRLGMRLVEGVLLENSASPLRHYLETCSYAQSTGPMMGVDDSNFEMTFYCGVQGSNPEHAEEFKQGVLNILQQVASQPVDKTLVDAILHQIELHQREINGDGMPYGLSLILNGLSSVIHHNDPVQVWDVDSAIEQVKEELQDPMWLSSLINTHLLDNPHRVQMTLVPDATKSAQEQQAEQARLAEIAAGLTDEQRAEIVEQTEALKIRQDTPDDLNLLPKVGLEDVPADLQIVQGQLREIICNGLDTPLNLYHAGTNGIYYQQVLIQIPDDIVKSPYFSLLSILMGEVGAGEYDYLELQQLQTAVSGGLGMGASLRSKVDDKQQITAWMTLTTKSLTDKLDAIRLLKIAFEQLRFDEKARIIELLQQRKTRWQSRISGSGHSYAMQVASRQMSALAQRDYQTTGLGALNWLSELVSKIETDETAYQQLIEELQRIHQKLLQSPKQFLLVCEEQHTEVLLEEIQQVWDKLAVERSPVDLAPVVYQDTDQDQAWLIQTNVQFCASAYAAVEVAHPDAAPLMVLAAYLRNGFLHSAIREKGGAYGGGASYDGNACAFRFYSYRDPRLAETFTDFEASLQWLMQAEQQPHQLEEAILGLIASMDKPGSPAGEAITACYALLHGRTPAFRKTLRERLLNVTLDDLKRVAQQYLIEQQPMKSVVAPFAKRDVLQQLGFEIKQVN, from the coding sequence ATGACTGTCGATGTCACTGAAACCATTGCTCATACTGTCCATCCCGCGTTTCAGTTGGTTCGTCAACACCATGTTGAAGCCTTAGATATTTGTGTATCTGAATACAAACATAAAGTGACAGGTGCGGTGCACTATCATTTGGCTACGCAACACGATGAAAATGTTTTCTTGGTCGCGTTCCGTACCCAGCCGATGGATTCAAAAGGAACAGCGCATATTTTAGAACATACAGCATTATGTGGTTCTGAAAAATTTCCGGTACGTGATCCGTTCTTTTTGATGGTGCGCCGTTCACTGAATACTTTTATGAATGCTTTTACGGCAGCGGATTGGACGGCTTATCCTTTTGCCACACAGAATAAAAAAGATTTCCAAAACCTGCTTAGCGTGTATCTGGATGCTGCATTTGCAGCCAACCTGAATCCTTTAGATTTTGCTCAGGAAGGGATTCGGATCGAACTTGAGAATGACCAGCCGGTATTTAAAGGGGTGGTTTTCAATGAAATGAAAGGAGCAATGAGTGCACCTGCGGATCAGTTGTACCATCAATTGGCGCATCATTTATTCCCTGAAACGACCTACCATTACAACTCGGGTGGTGATCCTAAAGATATTCCTGATCTGAGCTATCAACAACTGGTTGAGTTTTATCAATCGCATTATCATCCGAGCAATGCGGTGTTTATGACCTTTGGCAACCAGTCCGCGTATGAGTTGCAGGAACAATTTGAAACTCTGGCGTTACATAAGTTTCAGGCAGGTAAAACCTTGCATTCGCATCCTGAAAAACGCTTGCATGCGCCGATCGAAGTCACTGAGACCTATGCGGTTGATGCAGATGAGCTGAAAGACAAAACTTATCATGTGATGGCCTGGTTACTTCCACAAGCGAGCGACATAAAGTTGCGCCTGGGCATGCGCTTGGTTGAAGGTGTGTTACTGGAAAACTCGGCTTCACCATTGCGCCATTATTTGGAAACCTGTAGTTATGCGCAGTCTACCGGTCCAATGATGGGGGTGGATGACAGCAATTTTGAAATGACTTTCTACTGTGGGGTGCAGGGGTCTAATCCGGAACATGCGGAAGAGTTCAAGCAGGGTGTATTGAATATTCTGCAACAGGTCGCGTCTCAACCGGTCGATAAAACCTTAGTTGATGCGATTTTGCATCAAATTGAATTACATCAACGCGAAATCAATGGCGATGGTATGCCTTATGGTTTGAGCCTGATTCTGAATGGCTTGAGCAGTGTCATTCATCACAATGATCCTGTTCAGGTCTGGGATGTAGATTCAGCGATTGAACAAGTAAAAGAAGAACTGCAAGACCCAATGTGGTTGTCTAGTTTAATCAATACCCATCTGCTGGATAATCCACATCGTGTACAAATGACGTTGGTACCGGATGCGACTAAATCTGCACAAGAGCAGCAGGCTGAGCAAGCACGTTTAGCGGAAATTGCTGCTGGACTGACCGATGAGCAGCGTGCTGAAATTGTAGAGCAGACCGAGGCATTGAAAATCCGTCAAGATACTCCGGATGATCTGAACCTGTTACCGAAAGTCGGCCTTGAAGATGTACCGGCAGATTTGCAGATCGTTCAGGGGCAGCTACGCGAAATTATTTGTAATGGTTTGGATACGCCATTAAACCTTTATCATGCCGGCACCAATGGTATTTATTATCAACAGGTGCTGATCCAGATTCCGGATGATATTGTGAAATCGCCGTATTTCAGTCTGTTGTCAATCCTGATGGGTGAAGTCGGTGCCGGTGAATATGATTATCTAGAGCTACAGCAATTACAAACCGCAGTGAGTGGTGGATTGGGGATGGGGGCTTCTTTACGCAGTAAAGTCGATGATAAACAGCAGATCACTGCGTGGATGACTCTGACAACCAAATCCCTCACGGATAAACTAGATGCCATTCGTTTGTTAAAGATCGCGTTTGAACAGCTCCGTTTTGATGAAAAAGCACGGATTATCGAGCTGTTACAGCAACGTAAAACCCGTTGGCAATCGCGTATCTCTGGTTCAGGTCATAGTTACGCGATGCAGGTGGCTTCACGCCAGATGAGTGCCTTGGCACAGCGTGATTATCAGACGACGGGGCTAGGGGCACTGAACTGGTTATCTGAACTGGTCAGCAAAATTGAAACGGATGAAACCGCCTATCAGCAACTGATCGAAGAATTACAACGGATCCATCAAAAGCTGTTGCAATCACCGAAACAATTTTTACTGGTATGTGAAGAACAGCATACAGAGGTATTACTGGAAGAAATTCAACAGGTGTGGGACAAACTTGCCGTTGAAAGAAGTCCTGTCGATCTTGCCCCAGTTGTGTATCAAGATACAGATCAGGATCAGGCGTGGTTGATTCAAACCAATGTTCAGTTCTGTGCTTCAGCCTATGCTGCAGTAGAAGTCGCTCATCCGGATGCGGCACCTCTGATGGTATTGGCAGCCTACCTGCGTAATGGTTTCTTGCATAGTGCGATTCGTGAGAAGGGGGGTGCCTATGGTGGTGGTGCGAGCTATGATGGCAATGCCTGTGCCTTCCGTTTTTATAGTTACCGCGATCCACGTCTGGCAGAAACCTTTACTGATTTCGAAGCCAGCTTACAGTGGTTAATGCAGGCGGAGCAGCAACCGCATCAGTTGGAAGAAGCGATTCTGGGATTGATCGCCAGTATGGATAAACCAGGTTCACCAGCGGGTGAAGCCATTACGGCGTGTTATGCACTATTGCATGGCCGTACTCCTGCATTTCGTAAAACCTTGCGCGAACGTCTGTTGAACGTGACACTGGATGATTTAAAACGTGTTGCCCAGCAGTATTTAATCGAGCAGCAACCGATGAAATCAGTGGTGGCACCGTTTGCTAAGCGCGATGTGTTGCAGCAATTAGGATTTGAAATTAAACAGGTCAACTAA